Below is a window of Aeromonas veronii DNA.
TATGGCGCGCAAGGCCAAGATCAAGGCTGACGCCGAGGCGGCCGCTGCCGCCTTCGGTGGCGTGGCCGATCTGGACGATGCCCTGCTGGAAGAAGTGACCGCACTGGTCGAGTGGCCGGTGGTGCTGACCGCCAACTTCGAAGAGAAGTTCCTGGCCGTTCCGGCTGAAGCGCTGGTTCACACCATGAAGGGTGACCAGAAGTACTTCCCGGTCTACGACAAGAACGGCAAGCTGCTGCCGAAGTTCATCTTCGTCACCAACATCGAGTCCAAAGACCCGAGCCAGATCATCAGCGGCAACGAGAAGGTGGTTCGCCCCCGTCTCTCTGACGCCGAGTTCTTCTTCAAGACCGACCTCAAGCAGACCCTGGCCTCCCGCCTGCCGCGCCTTGAAACCGTGCTGTTCCAGCAACAGCTCGGCACCGTCAAGGCCAAGGTCGAGCGCATCGAGACCGTCGCCGGCTTTATCGCCGAGCGTATCGGCGCCGACGTGGCTCAGGCCAAGCGTGCCGGTCTGCTCTCCAAGTGTGATCTGATGACCAACATGGTCGGCGAGTTCACCGACACCCAGGGTGTCATGGGGATGCACTACGCCCGTCACGATGGCGAAGACGAAGCGGTGGCCGTGGCCCTCAACGAGCAGTACATGCCGCGCTTTGCCGGCGATGCCCTGCCGTCCGGTCTGGTTGCCTGCGCCGTCGCGCTGGCCGACAAGTTCGACACTCTGGCCGGTATCTTCGGCATCGGCATGCTGCCGAAGGGTGACAAGGACCCGTTCGCCCTGCGTCGCGCCGCCATCGGTGCCCTGCGCATCATGACCGAGAAGCAGTTGGATCTGGATCTGGTTGAACTGGTTGAAGAAGCGGTACGCGTCTACGGCGACAAGCTTACCAACAAAACCGTCGTCACCGACGTGGTCGACTTTATGCTGGGCCGCTTCCGCGCCGCCTATCAGGACGAAGGCATCGGTGCCGACGTAGTGCTGGCCGTACTGGCCCGCCGCCCGACCCGTCCGCTCGACTTCGATCGCCGCGTCAAGGCCGTCAGCCACTTCCGCACGCTGGATGCCGCACTGGCACTGGCTGCCGCCAACAAGCGCGTGAGCAACA
It encodes the following:
- the glyS gene encoding glycine--tRNA ligase subunit beta, with the translated sequence MAQHTFLVEIGTAELPPKALRSLAEAFADNLKSELTKADLAFGDVEWFASPRRLALKVSELAGEQPSKSVEKRGPAVSQAFDAEGKPTKAAEGWARGNGITVEQAERLVTDKGEWLVHTAKVEGRPAKDLLGELVASALAKLPIPKMMRWGDKTIQFVRPVFTVTLLLDGDLVPAHILGIDSARTIRGHRFMGESEITIDNASQYPQILLEKGKVVADFMARKAKIKADAEAAAAAFGGVADLDDALLEEVTALVEWPVVLTANFEEKFLAVPAEALVHTMKGDQKYFPVYDKNGKLLPKFIFVTNIESKDPSQIISGNEKVVRPRLSDAEFFFKTDLKQTLASRLPRLETVLFQQQLGTVKAKVERIETVAGFIAERIGADVAQAKRAGLLSKCDLMTNMVGEFTDTQGVMGMHYARHDGEDEAVAVALNEQYMPRFAGDALPSGLVACAVALADKFDTLAGIFGIGMLPKGDKDPFALRRAAIGALRIMTEKQLDLDLVELVEEAVRVYGDKLTNKTVVTDVVDFMLGRFRAAYQDEGIGADVVLAVLARRPTRPLDFDRRVKAVSHFRTLDAALALAAANKRVSNILAKVEGELPTAVKPELLVDAAEKALATQVAELQAELAPLFAAGDYQAALTRLAALREPVDTFFNEVMVMADDEALKANRLALLNNLRNLFLQVADISLLQ